One Streptomyces taklimakanensis DNA window includes the following coding sequences:
- a CDS encoding acyl-CoA thioesterase, translating into MTADYFEYRHTVGFEETNLVGNVYYVNYLRWQGRCRELFLQQKAPDVLAEVQDDLKLFTLKVDCEFFAEITAFDELSIRMRLSELGQTQLEFTFDYVKVTDGAEVLVARGRQRIACMRGPNTNTVPSVVPASLARALEPYAARGRVLAGRAA; encoded by the coding sequence ATGACGGCAGACTACTTCGAGTACCGGCACACGGTCGGCTTCGAGGAGACCAACCTCGTCGGGAACGTGTACTACGTCAACTACTTGCGCTGGCAGGGCCGGTGCCGGGAGCTGTTCCTGCAGCAGAAGGCGCCGGACGTGCTGGCCGAGGTGCAGGACGACCTCAAGCTGTTCACCCTGAAGGTGGACTGCGAGTTCTTCGCCGAGATCACGGCCTTCGACGAGCTGTCCATCCGGATGCGGCTGTCGGAGCTGGGGCAGACGCAGCTGGAGTTCACCTTCGACTACGTCAAGGTGACCGACGGCGCCGAGGTCCTCGTGGCGCGGGGCCGGCAGCGGATCGCCTGTATGCGCGGCCCGAACACCAACACCGTGCCCTCGGTCGTCCCCGCCTCCCTGGCCCGCGCCCTGGAGCCGTACGCCGCACGGGGCCGGGTCCTGGCGGGGAGGGCGGCATGA
- a CDS encoding flavin reductase family protein, which yields MSTAVASPPVGTGAHADVGAGVDDTARLRRVFGAFATGVTVVTVGGASPRGMTANSFTSVSLDPALVLLCVGKDAVMHRVLAEADTFAVSVLGAEQEDVARHFADRSRPMGARQFDTVDWLPGASGAPLLTGAVAHFECAKWRAYDGGDHTVHMGRVLSLAELPDREPLVFHRGRFRRLADRTHGGAE from the coding sequence ATGAGCACCGCCGTCGCGTCACCGCCCGTGGGCACCGGCGCGCACGCCGACGTGGGCGCCGGTGTCGACGACACCGCGCGACTGCGGCGAGTCTTCGGCGCCTTCGCCACCGGCGTGACGGTGGTGACGGTCGGCGGGGCCTCGCCCCGGGGCATGACCGCCAACTCCTTCACCTCCGTGTCGCTGGATCCGGCCCTGGTGCTGCTGTGCGTGGGCAAGGACGCCGTCATGCACCGCGTGCTCGCCGAGGCCGACACCTTCGCGGTGTCGGTCCTCGGCGCCGAACAGGAGGACGTGGCCCGGCACTTCGCCGACCGCTCGCGGCCGATGGGCGCCAGGCAGTTCGACACCGTGGACTGGCTGCCCGGCGCGTCCGGGGCCCCGCTGCTCACCGGCGCGGTGGCGCACTTCGAGTGCGCGAAGTGGCGTGCCTACGACGGGGGCGACCACACCGTCCACATGGGCCGGGTGCTCTCCCTGGCCGAGCTGCCGGACCGTGAGCCGTTGGTGTTCCACCGGGGACGCTTCCGGCGGCTCGCCGACCGGACGCACGGAGGCGCGGAATGA